Sequence from the Neptunomonas japonica JAMM 1380 genome:
TTCAAAATAGGAATGATGATTGAAACAACCGGGCTATTCAAAGGCACTATTAAGGCACCTGACGAGAAGAGAGCAACTTTTGCCCAGGCAACTTAAGTAGTGCAAAGAAACCTAACGCCGGTTGCTGCCGGTGCTCAGACAAGCCCAGCTTCATCTGCTGGTGATTATCCTTAGGTTCAACTGTATAGGTTGAAAAAAGGCGATCCCAAATAGACAGAAAAAAACCATAGTTGCTGTCTGTTTCTTCTTGGTAGACAGAATGATGGATACGGTGCATATCAGGAGTACAGACGACCCAACGAAGAGCGCTATCTAGCCTCGAAGGTAAGCGGATATTGGCATGCGTAAAAATGGCTGAAGCATTGAGTACAATTTCAAAAGTGATAACAACCAAGGGATCGATTCCCAATACTACGATTATCATCGCTTTATAGATCAGAGATAATACGATCTCTACCGGATGAAACCGCAAAGCAGACGTCACATCTAGATCGAGATCCGTATGGTGCACTTGATGTAGGCGCCACAGCACAGACCACTTATGTGTAATCCAGTGCTGGCACCAAATTGCCATATCTAATAGCAAAAAACCGACTGCCGACGAGATAACCCCCGATAGCTGCAACCAATAAAACAGGCCGATTTGTTCTTGCTGAGCCCACACGGCGGCGGTTACCGCAATAGCCCCAACAGTCAATCGCACAATAAGGGTGTTCATCAAAATAATCGCTAAATTGATGCGCCAACGAGTCAGCCTAGACTCTCGCCAAGCGCGCTTTGGGCGCAACCATTCAATACCGGCACACACCACAAAAGCGCCCAGAAAAAAAACCAGCCTAAATGTTGCTTCATCTTGCACGTTTAGCTCCTACGCCATGTATGAAAGCGCGCCAGCCATACCATGATTTTTGGTGATACATGCGCGCGCTTCCATTCACCAGCAGCGTATTTATTGGCCTCTGAAAAAGTGGGATAAGTATGGATGGTCCCTAGTAGTTTATTCATGCCTAAACCGTACTTCATCGCCAAGACAAACTCAGCGAGTAACTCAGCACTGTGCTTACCCACAATGGTTACACCTAATATTTTATCTTTGCCGGCAACGGTTATTACTTTAACAAAGCCGTGATCATCTCCATCAGCAATTGCACGGT
This genomic interval carries:
- a CDS encoding sterol desaturase family protein; protein product: MQDEATFRLVFFLGAFVVCAGIEWLRPKRAWRESRLTRWRINLAIILMNTLIVRLTVGAIAVTAAVWAQQEQIGLFYWLQLSGVISSAVGFLLLDMAIWCQHWITHKWSVLWRLHQVHHTDLDLDVTSALRFHPVEIVLSLIYKAMIIVVLGIDPLVVITFEIVLNASAIFTHANIRLPSRLDSALRWVVCTPDMHRIHHSVYQEETDSNYGFFLSIWDRLFSTYTVEPKDNHQQMKLGLSEHRQQPALGFFALLKLPGQKLLSSRQVP